A single window of Chloracidobacterium thermophilum B DNA harbors:
- a CDS encoding glycosyltransferase, with protein sequence MTGGLVTHGFDLLLLPLLGRALLRLWEGFQLLACVRRFVAARTHPKDYAPFVTVIAPCKGDDDGLRRSLPRLSALDFPDYEVVFVVESETDPAYQQLSQWVQQHPGRLRLVVAGLATDSGQKVHNLLAGVAAARPDSEVLAFLDSDIEIPPDWLRELVAPLGDEQVGATSGMRWYSLDNADLPSLWRAHWNTVILTNLKPGGSSFVWGGSMALRRATFAQLRLAERWRGTLSDDYVASAALRAHRRRMVFVPTCLVASSDGLGWRDLWEFTTRQILITRIYHPTMWRIALLWYGFFTLVVLGIGLEGLRDAWAGVLSTAHLGLVGLWLLGGLDDALSLLAVRQALGAQHIGDWRRRILFCCLHIPTAMLYAANTVVSLFRRVVVWRGIAYRLVSAQQTEILWRTPPSVPTDCP encoded by the coding sequence ATGACCGGAGGACTGGTCACACACGGGTTTGACCTGCTGCTGCTACCGCTGCTGGGCCGCGCCCTGCTTCGGCTCTGGGAAGGCTTCCAGCTCCTTGCCTGTGTGCGACGCTTCGTTGCCGCACGGACGCATCCCAAGGACTACGCGCCCTTTGTGACCGTCATTGCACCGTGCAAGGGTGATGACGACGGACTGCGTCGCAGCCTGCCGCGTCTGTCAGCTCTCGACTTTCCCGACTACGAGGTGGTGTTTGTCGTCGAAAGCGAGACCGATCCGGCTTATCAGCAGCTTTCCCAATGGGTGCAGCAACATCCCGGACGCCTCCGCCTTGTTGTCGCCGGGCTGGCCACCGACAGCGGTCAGAAAGTTCACAACCTGCTGGCTGGTGTGGCAGCCGCCCGGCCGGACAGTGAAGTGCTGGCGTTTCTCGACTCCGACATCGAAATCCCGCCCGACTGGTTGCGCGAACTGGTCGCACCCCTTGGCGATGAGCAGGTTGGCGCGACCAGCGGCATGCGGTGGTACTCGCTGGACAACGCTGATCTGCCCAGCCTGTGGCGCGCACACTGGAACACCGTCATCCTGACCAACCTCAAACCCGGCGGATCGAGCTTTGTCTGGGGCGGCTCGATGGCGCTCCGGCGGGCGACGTTCGCACAACTCCGCTTGGCCGAACGATGGCGTGGAACACTCAGCGATGACTACGTTGCCAGCGCCGCTCTGCGTGCCCACCGGCGACGGATGGTGTTTGTTCCAACCTGTCTTGTGGCCTCATCCGATGGCCTTGGCTGGCGCGATTTGTGGGAGTTTACGACCCGGCAAATCCTCATCACCCGCATCTATCACCCGACGATGTGGCGCATTGCCCTGCTCTGGTACGGCTTCTTTACGCTCGTCGTCCTCGGCATCGGGCTGGAAGGGCTGCGGGATGCCTGGGCCGGTGTGCTGTCGACAGCCCACCTGGGACTGGTCGGGCTGTGGCTGCTCGGCGGGCTGGATGATGCCCTGTCCCTGCTGGCCGTCCGGCAGGCGCTCGGCGCGCAGCACATCGGCGACTGGCGGCGGCGCATCCTGTTTTGCTGTCTCCATATCCCGACGGCCATGCTGTATGCTGCCAATACGGTCGTGTCGCTGTTCCGCCGGGTTGTTGTATGGCGCGGAATTGCCTACCGGCTCGTTTCGGCGCAGCAAACCGAAATTCTCTGGCGCACGCCGCCGTCCGTCCCCACAGACTGTCCATAA
- a CDS encoding glycerate kinase produces MILIAPNGFKGTLSSVQAARAIALGLHRAHPTLDSTSFPMSDGGRGFLDAIRRLAPHLRQQQTTVHPPVGRRIPAAFLVGEDGTAYAEMALASGLDLVPETARRPAHLSSRGTGELLRSIMARPQVHTIVLGLGDTATMDGGAGVLQALGVRLLDRHGSPVPPGNAGLSQVERIEAPEPDSPPETFRARGGHLIVACDVLHPLLGPSGAVHTFAGQKGATPDELPQLEANLHHWAEVLEAVTGRRVRDLPGTGAAGGTAFALVAWLGAERVLGARWLTEHPRFQAELTRATALLTGEGQLDEQSLHGKSTGFLAALGAQRHLPVVAFAGRVRLTEAQWRAAGFTAVYELPPHPPSQASRTLSGCVANALAGMVLKPDGQTV; encoded by the coding sequence GTGATCCTCATCGCTCCCAACGGGTTCAAAGGTACGCTTTCATCCGTGCAGGCGGCCCGGGCCATAGCCTTGGGCTTGCATCGCGCTCATCCAACGCTCGACTCCACAAGCTTTCCGATGAGTGACGGCGGGCGTGGCTTTCTCGATGCCATCCGCCGTCTTGCTCCCCACCTGCGGCAACAGCAGACCACGGTACATCCGCCGGTTGGAAGGCGTATTCCGGCCGCGTTTCTTGTGGGCGAAGATGGAACCGCTTATGCCGAAATGGCGCTGGCGTCGGGGCTTGATCTCGTGCCGGAAACAGCCCGTCGCCCGGCGCACCTCTCCAGTCGCGGGACGGGCGAGCTGCTCCGGTCCATCATGGCGCGCCCACAGGTGCACACCATCGTGCTTGGCTTGGGCGACACGGCGACGATGGACGGCGGCGCCGGGGTGTTGCAGGCGCTTGGTGTCCGGCTGCTTGACCGCCATGGCAGCCCAGTGCCTCCCGGCAATGCAGGCCTCAGTCAGGTGGAGCGGATTGAAGCTCCCGAACCGGACAGCCCGCCGGAAACCTTCCGGGCGCGCGGCGGTCATCTCATCGTCGCCTGCGACGTGCTGCATCCGCTGCTCGGCCCCAGCGGCGCGGTCCATACCTTTGCCGGGCAGAAGGGCGCGACACCCGACGAACTGCCGCAGCTCGAAGCCAACCTCCACCACTGGGCCGAGGTCCTTGAAGCCGTAACCGGTCGCCGCGTCCGCGACCTTCCCGGTACTGGCGCGGCCGGCGGTACGGCCTTTGCCTTGGTTGCCTGGCTCGGCGCCGAACGGGTACTGGGCGCGCGCTGGCTGACCGAACACCCCCGCTTCCAGGCTGAACTGACCCGCGCCACAGCGCTGCTCACGGGTGAAGGACAACTTGATGAACAGTCCCTTCACGGCAAGTCCACGGGATTTCTGGCTGCACTGGGCGCACAGCGCCACCTGCCGGTGGTGGCCTTTGCCGGCCGCGTCCGGTTGACCGAAGCGCAGTGGCGCGCCGCCGGGTTTACGGCCGTTTATGAACTTCCACCCCATCCGCCCAGCCAGGCAAGCCGCACGCTGTCCGGCTGTGTCGCCAACGCCCTGGCCGGTATGGTGCTGAAGCCGGACGGTCAGACCGTATGA
- a CDS encoding ATP-binding protein has product MAATLAALKPQLPPTLLQNRMQLAGLHHEALAALLEAGNLSPSTLMRAGDLLAALQDEQLQALEASLTTRTWHRLFDHFPLPVWSFDPQNLKIEYGNVAALELYGYPADEWVGMDVRQLATTDTAVAWQDYLVQAPCQKVAMERFTQPVAWRHQTKAGVPISVHVSLARLELCAREFCVAVAEETFGRQQREEQFRRMQRLEAIGQLTSGVAHNFNNILSVIQGYAEMIGARSSQLDARLAKQRSAILTAAKRGAELVRQLMIFSRKSDSVALVQDINPIVTETALLAERILSARVTFTRQLHPEALFVSIDAGQLSQCLLNLIVNARDAMPEGGVLTVKTTHHFLTEDQLIPSPERIRACATPPTPGAYAVIEVSDTGIGMSAETRHRLFEPFFTTKPAGKGTGLGLAAVYGCVTEAGGFIEVESKLGLGTTFYLFLPIAEADSSLVPRARLSWRPTGNYVGLTALVVEDEPDLLELVCEWLTDAGFKVLSAQTAEEALHHIVAQSGKPIHLLVTDDILPEGGAQRVFQDMAREYPNCRCILISGSFGARDRATDLPLDTVFLAKPFSENELLHAVKQVLTEKKPE; this is encoded by the coding sequence ATGGCAGCAACGCTGGCAGCGCTGAAGCCACAACTTCCGCCCACACTTCTCCAGAACCGGATGCAGCTTGCCGGTCTTCACCACGAAGCCTTGGCTGCCCTGCTTGAAGCAGGAAACCTGTCTCCATCCACCCTGATGCGTGCCGGAGACCTGTTGGCGGCCCTGCAGGACGAACAGTTACAGGCACTTGAAGCCTCCCTGACAACCCGGACCTGGCACCGGCTTTTCGACCACTTTCCGCTGCCAGTCTGGTCGTTCGACCCTCAAAACCTGAAGATTGAGTACGGAAACGTTGCCGCACTGGAACTCTATGGCTATCCAGCCGATGAGTGGGTGGGGATGGATGTGCGGCAACTGGCCACGACAGATACGGCTGTTGCCTGGCAGGACTACCTTGTGCAGGCCCCCTGCCAGAAAGTGGCGATGGAAAGGTTCACCCAGCCGGTGGCCTGGCGGCATCAGACCAAAGCGGGTGTCCCCATCAGTGTGCACGTCTCCCTGGCCCGTCTGGAGCTGTGCGCCAGGGAATTTTGTGTCGCCGTGGCCGAAGAAACCTTCGGCCGGCAACAGCGGGAAGAGCAGTTCCGGCGCATGCAGCGCCTGGAAGCCATCGGGCAACTGACCTCCGGCGTGGCCCACAACTTCAACAACATCCTGTCCGTCATCCAAGGCTATGCCGAAATGATAGGGGCGCGGTCCAGCCAGCTCGACGCCCGCCTTGCCAAGCAGCGGTCAGCCATCCTCACAGCCGCCAAGCGTGGCGCTGAACTCGTGCGGCAGCTTATGATTTTCAGCCGCAAAAGCGACTCCGTTGCCCTCGTGCAGGACATCAATCCCATCGTGACCGAGACGGCGCTTCTGGCCGAACGTATCCTGTCAGCGCGGGTGACGTTTACCAGACAGCTTCATCCAGAAGCGTTGTTCGTGTCCATAGATGCCGGACAGCTCTCGCAGTGCCTGCTCAACCTCATCGTCAACGCGCGGGATGCCATGCCGGAGGGCGGAGTGTTGACCGTAAAGACGACCCACCATTTCCTCACGGAAGACCAACTTATTCCCTCCCCGGAACGCATCCGGGCCTGTGCGACACCGCCCACTCCCGGCGCTTACGCCGTCATTGAAGTTTCCGATACCGGCATTGGTATGAGCGCTGAAACGCGCCACCGGCTTTTTGAACCCTTTTTCACCACCAAACCAGCCGGTAAAGGCACGGGTCTCGGCCTGGCGGCCGTCTATGGCTGTGTGACCGAAGCCGGTGGCTTTATTGAAGTGGAGTCCAAACTGGGGTTGGGAACGACGTTTTACCTGTTTCTACCCATAGCCGAAGCCGATTCGAGCCTGGTGCCCAGAGCGCGTCTGTCCTGGCGTCCGACCGGCAACTACGTCGGTCTGACGGCGCTCGTCGTCGAAGATGAACCGGACCTGCTCGAACTCGTCTGCGAGTGGCTGACTGACGCTGGATTCAAGGTTCTCTCGGCCCAAACGGCCGAAGAGGCGCTCCACCACATCGTGGCGCAGAGCGGAAAACCCATTCACCTGCTTGTCACGGATGACATCCTACCGGAAGGAGGCGCCCAGCGCGTCTTTCAGGATATGGCCAGAGAATATCCAAACTGCCGGTGCATCCTGATAAGCGGCTCCTTTGGGGCCCGCGACCGGGCTACCGATTTGCCGCTGGACACGGTGTTTCTGGCCAAGCCCTTCAGCGAAAATGAACTCCTGCATGCTGTCAAACAGGTCCTGACCGAAAAGAAGCCTGAATAA
- a CDS encoding PP2C family protein-serine/threonine phosphatase gives MLKAALLSAFSRPASTPSLAVGKDQEMVWTSWATILALVVFALCSGQVYAPPVARLAEPEVLSRAERLLERLRPADLSGVPLAAYQRAGQCQWHPVDLAQWEFAFLAPDRSHLYRLTLNATGDFRYFAVYRRRPVAEAIAAFNDALVRQQAEVWRDFLRAEAGITPVPVTEAPPPVRESPFPGSVRDILRRWKTDHAQWAFVEVSFDQQGLQSLGVTPAETPRPAESDILGGVLVIGFLALACWLPWLLVFVRGVARREMGSLTTLVTSGVLATLLMLWLATLLGVTFISEEGFVVLLSVLLSDAGYRWVIFFITLLAAAGVSLGALGVGLVSLAVTESYDWKRHRQLLGDVYRLTRRGGLTPLQILRLSVGSVALASWILALETGVQWITGQPLLPWHEFAVWSQSLAVGRWPGWRIIGECLADVWLTTIWLLPLMAFARDRLQDRSTGLAVGVLLVLIGLPFVASTWSTIVGYVLLVAGLVWALLNYGWLSVVFGQLLVGGLFPLLWGLRFPNGFEPVFLLGGMLIILPLGVLIGFRRPERRLRKETFDLAPRYIRDRLRLERWREDREVRWLVHCNLLPPSGFRDERQRIIAEYAHLPEQGREWFIVLPLEPERIGVGIGEVSGQELQASLLVAIVLAAIRSKASHYSDCPARVIERLNDFLSPRLRAIGSQVRLLYGIADFRTGEFTYCNAGYIAPVVLRPRAGEKPSPSSLTGARNSPLDGRTDLRFLEDRVRPVRGSQVVLMGDWLGEVYGLEPDAPDLASRYETLLASLDAPPEGNLPRAVIDYARERLQPAPGESFAKSPAETEITVVCLTF, from the coding sequence ATGCTCAAAGCTGCTCTGCTTTCTGCCTTCTCAAGACCAGCTTCAACGCCGTCCCTTGCCGTGGGGAAAGACCAGGAAATGGTGTGGACAAGCTGGGCAACCATTTTGGCCCTGGTGGTGTTCGCCCTGTGTAGTGGTCAGGTTTATGCACCTCCTGTGGCACGCCTGGCAGAACCGGAGGTACTGTCCCGCGCCGAACGTCTGCTGGAGCGTCTGCGCCCAGCCGACCTCTCCGGTGTGCCGCTGGCGGCGTACCAGAGAGCCGGGCAGTGTCAATGGCATCCGGTTGATTTGGCCCAGTGGGAGTTTGCTTTTCTGGCGCCGGACAGGAGCCACCTGTACCGCCTGACGCTGAATGCCACCGGCGACTTCCGGTACTTCGCTGTTTACCGGCGCCGTCCCGTGGCGGAAGCCATTGCCGCGTTCAATGATGCCCTTGTCCGTCAGCAGGCTGAAGTTTGGCGGGACTTTCTCAGAGCGGAAGCCGGAATCACCCCGGTGCCTGTGACCGAAGCGCCACCGCCCGTCCGGGAAAGTCCCTTTCCAGGTTCGGTCCGGGACATCCTGCGGCGTTGGAAAACCGATCATGCGCAGTGGGCCTTTGTGGAAGTCAGCTTCGACCAGCAGGGGCTTCAATCCCTGGGGGTGACACCGGCGGAGACACCACGGCCTGCTGAGAGCGACATTTTGGGCGGTGTTCTCGTCATTGGGTTTCTCGCGCTGGCCTGCTGGCTTCCATGGCTCCTGGTGTTTGTGCGTGGAGTTGCCCGCCGCGAAATGGGATCGCTCACCACGCTCGTCACAAGTGGGGTCCTGGCGACGTTGCTGATGCTTTGGCTCGCAACGCTTCTGGGGGTTACATTCATCTCGGAGGAGGGATTTGTTGTCCTGCTGTCAGTCCTGCTGTCAGATGCCGGCTACCGGTGGGTGATATTTTTCATCACCTTGCTGGCGGCGGCGGGCGTGTCGCTGGGGGCGCTGGGTGTAGGGCTGGTTTCTCTGGCCGTGACGGAGTCTTACGACTGGAAGCGCCATCGGCAGTTGCTGGGCGATGTGTATCGCCTGACGCGCCGGGGCGGCCTGACGCCCTTGCAAATACTGCGGCTCAGTGTGGGGAGCGTCGCGCTGGCATCGTGGATTCTGGCGCTGGAAACCGGCGTCCAGTGGATAACCGGGCAGCCTCTCCTTCCTTGGCATGAGTTTGCTGTCTGGTCGCAAAGTCTGGCTGTCGGGCGGTGGCCGGGCTGGAGAATCATCGGCGAATGCCTGGCCGACGTGTGGCTGACGACGATCTGGCTGCTGCCCCTGATGGCCTTTGCCCGCGACCGCCTTCAGGATCGTTCCACGGGACTGGCGGTTGGAGTGTTGTTGGTCCTGATTGGTCTGCCCTTCGTTGCCAGCACATGGAGCACAATCGTGGGGTATGTCCTGCTGGTCGCAGGGCTGGTCTGGGCGCTGCTGAACTATGGCTGGTTGTCGGTTGTGTTTGGCCAGCTTCTGGTAGGCGGGCTGTTTCCACTGCTGTGGGGGCTGCGTTTTCCAAATGGTTTCGAGCCGGTGTTTCTGTTGGGCGGGATGCTCATCATCCTGCCGCTCGGGGTGCTCATCGGGTTTCGCCGGCCGGAGCGCCGCCTGCGAAAAGAGACTTTCGATCTCGCTCCCCGGTACATCCGCGATCGCCTCCGCCTGGAACGCTGGCGCGAAGACCGCGAAGTACGGTGGCTGGTTCACTGCAACCTGCTGCCGCCCTCCGGCTTTCGGGACGAGCGGCAGCGCATCATTGCCGAGTATGCCCACCTGCCTGAACAAGGCCGGGAGTGGTTTATTGTGCTGCCACTGGAGCCGGAGCGGATTGGCGTAGGAATTGGGGAAGTGAGCGGGCAGGAACTCCAGGCTTCCCTGCTGGTGGCGATTGTGCTGGCGGCCATCCGGTCCAAGGCGTCCCACTATTCGGACTGTCCGGCGCGGGTCATCGAGCGTCTCAATGACTTTTTATCCCCCCGCCTGCGTGCGATTGGTTCGCAGGTCCGGCTGCTGTACGGTATCGCCGACTTTCGTACGGGTGAGTTTACCTACTGCAATGCTGGCTATATTGCGCCGGTGGTGCTGCGACCGCGTGCGGGGGAAAAACCGTCGCCTTCCAGCCTGACGGGGGCGCGGAACAGCCCGCTGGACGGACGCACTGATCTGCGGTTTCTGGAAGATCGGGTGCGTCCCGTACGGGGCAGTCAGGTGGTGCTGATGGGCGACTGGCTGGGTGAGGTTTATGGGCTGGAGCCTGATGCGCCCGACCTTGCCTCACGCTACGAAACCCTGTTGGCGTCTCTGGATGCACCGCCGGAGGGCAACCTGCCACGCGCCGTAATTGACTATGCACGTGAGCGCCTTCAGCCAGCGCCCGGTGAATCGTTTGCCAAATCCCCGGCTGAGACCGAAATCACCGTCGTCTGCCTTACCTTCTAA
- a CDS encoding radical SAM protein: MSFLDQMTKELLKRYGRLALGKPFAPAFLNILVTSVCDMRCIHCFFTEELDDKERKKNQMKTENIVRVSETLGGNLSVLVIAGGEPFTRVDLPDIARAFYENNRLESIYLMSNGQIQKRILPDVERILTECPKLHVTVALGLDGLEADHDRIRQKPGSWARAIDTARQLQKLKKRFARLDVQTCTCVMNSNQDRLFEWYDFLKHDLRPDKINVNYIRPPAARPEELNIDLERYRRLSQMILEDSRSGQAKNVYGGPNGAFKAAVDIYMHELIAKTQEEQKAQLRCFAGTAGGVIYDEGTVSSCENLPPIGNLRDYDWNFSALWYSEAMQMRRARVKDGCFCTHESNCYYPSLAFNPKHLVKIKRLERDIIAARKRVEAVEQQATVATASS, from the coding sequence ATGTCTTTCCTCGATCAGATGACCAAAGAACTGCTCAAGCGGTACGGACGCCTTGCCCTGGGGAAGCCGTTTGCTCCGGCCTTTCTCAACATTCTGGTGACGTCCGTTTGCGACATGCGCTGTATCCACTGCTTTTTCACCGAAGAGTTGGATGATAAAGAGCGCAAAAAGAACCAGATGAAGACGGAAAACATCGTCCGGGTCAGCGAAACCCTGGGGGGCAACCTCTCGGTGCTCGTCATTGCCGGGGGTGAACCGTTTACCCGCGTTGATCTGCCGGACATTGCCCGCGCGTTTTACGAAAACAACCGGCTTGAATCCATCTATCTGATGTCCAACGGGCAAATCCAGAAGCGGATTCTACCCGATGTCGAACGCATCCTGACCGAGTGCCCGAAACTTCACGTCACTGTGGCGCTGGGCCTTGACGGACTCGAAGCCGACCACGACCGGATTCGGCAGAAACCGGGCAGTTGGGCGCGGGCCATTGACACGGCACGGCAGCTCCAAAAGCTGAAGAAAAGGTTTGCACGGCTCGACGTGCAAACCTGCACCTGTGTGATGAACTCAAACCAGGACCGGCTGTTCGAGTGGTATGACTTTCTCAAGCACGACCTCCGGCCGGACAAAATCAACGTCAACTACATCCGTCCGCCGGCGGCCCGCCCCGAAGAACTCAACATTGACCTTGAGCGTTACCGGCGGTTGTCCCAGATGATCCTTGAAGATTCGCGCAGCGGACAGGCCAAGAATGTGTACGGCGGGCCGAATGGCGCTTTCAAAGCCGCCGTGGACATTTACATGCACGAACTCATCGCCAAAACCCAGGAAGAGCAAAAAGCCCAACTCCGGTGTTTTGCCGGCACGGCCGGCGGTGTCATCTACGACGAAGGCACGGTGTCGAGCTGCGAAAACCTGCCGCCCATCGGCAACCTGCGGGATTACGACTGGAACTTTTCGGCCCTGTGGTACTCCGAAGCCATGCAGATGCGGCGCGCGCGGGTCAAGGACGGCTGCTTCTGTACGCACGAAAGCAACTGCTACTACCCATCGCTGGCGTTCAATCCGAAGCACCTGGTCAAGATCAAACGTCTCGAACGCGACATCATTGCCGCCCGCAAGCGGGTCGAAGCCGTTGAACAGCAGGCAACCGTCGCCACGGCTTCATCCTGA
- a CDS encoding acetyl ornithine aminotransferase family protein, producing MSAAIPTLTKFPQLITELPGPKARAIVEQDHRYVSPSYTRPYPLVIERGWGAMIQDVDGNVFLDFNAGVAVLATGHAHPEIVAAIAKQAAEFVHIAGADYYYPQLAAMAERLQTETPGDFPKRVHFGNSGAEAVECALKVAMYATRRPKFIAFFNSFHGRTMGALSLTSSRAAQRLGFGRAALDVTHIPYANCLRCAYGKTPDTCQVECVKVIEERLFKTTCPKEEVAAVVVEAVQGEGGYVVPPAKFHHELRRLCDEHDIVLIVDEVQSGMGRTGKMFAIEHFGVVPDVLCAAKGIASGLPLSATVARADLMNWHVGAHASTFGGNPVAIAASLKTFELLHNGLLRNAAEMGERMLGGLRLVQAKYADRIADVRGLGLMIGVEFVTDRRSLTPDPELRNRIEQECFRRGLIVLGAGESTIRFSPPLVIDAEQVDCAVEIFSEAIGAALNA from the coding sequence ATGTCAGCCGCGATTCCAACGCTTACCAAATTCCCGCAGCTCATCACGGAACTGCCCGGCCCGAAGGCCCGGGCCATCGTTGAACAGGACCATCGCTACGTTTCGCCGAGTTATACACGCCCTTACCCGCTGGTCATCGAGCGCGGCTGGGGCGCGATGATTCAGGATGTGGACGGCAACGTGTTTTTGGACTTCAATGCCGGAGTGGCTGTGCTGGCGACGGGCCATGCCCACCCGGAGATTGTAGCCGCGATTGCCAAACAGGCGGCGGAGTTTGTCCACATTGCCGGGGCGGATTACTACTACCCACAACTTGCGGCTATGGCCGAGCGGCTCCAGACGGAAACGCCGGGGGATTTCCCCAAGCGGGTTCACTTTGGTAACTCCGGCGCAGAGGCCGTCGAATGCGCCCTCAAGGTGGCGATGTATGCCACCCGGCGTCCGAAGTTCATCGCCTTTTTCAACAGCTTTCACGGGCGGACGATGGGTGCGCTGTCACTTACTTCTTCGCGGGCGGCTCAGCGGTTGGGCTTCGGCCGCGCAGCGCTTGATGTCACCCATATCCCTTATGCCAACTGTCTGCGCTGCGCCTACGGCAAAACGCCTGACACCTGCCAGGTGGAATGTGTGAAGGTCATCGAGGAGCGGCTGTTCAAAACCACCTGCCCGAAGGAAGAAGTTGCGGCCGTCGTGGTCGAGGCGGTGCAGGGCGAAGGCGGCTATGTCGTTCCCCCGGCCAAGTTCCACCACGAGCTGCGCCGGTTGTGTGATGAGCACGACATCGTCCTCATCGTGGATGAAGTCCAGTCCGGTATGGGGCGTACCGGGAAAATGTTTGCCATTGAGCACTTCGGGGTCGTCCCGGACGTGCTGTGCGCGGCCAAGGGGATTGCGTCGGGGCTGCCGCTAAGCGCGACCGTGGCGCGGGCTGACCTGATGAACTGGCACGTCGGCGCGCATGCTTCGACCTTTGGCGGCAATCCCGTTGCCATTGCCGCCTCGCTCAAGACCTTTGAACTGCTTCACAACGGCCTGCTCAGGAACGCGGCCGAAATGGGCGAACGCATGCTGGGCGGACTGCGCCTGGTGCAGGCGAAGTATGCCGACCGGATTGCTGACGTGCGCGGATTGGGCCTGATGATTGGCGTCGAGTTTGTCACCGACCGGCGCAGCCTGACGCCTGATCCTGAACTCCGCAACCGCATCGAGCAGGAGTGTTTCCGCCGCGGCCTCATCGTGCTGGGGGCCGGGGAGTCCACAATCCGGTTCTCACCACCGCTCGTCATTGATGCCGAGCAGGTGGACTGCGCCGTGGAAATTTTTTCAGAGGCTATCGGCGCGGCACTCAATGCCTGA
- a CDS encoding DNA methylase, with protein MKRQATEQMCLPGIPPCTQFAAVAPERLPTNTTASRHAIHRWFNFIAGFAPEFVAEHCPKSANGVLLDPFAGCGTSLVVAQACGNRAIGFEPHPFFVRIARAKTAAPPTQSHLRRIKEVLLNGAITGWPKSSLPEPVRVFLTKLFDEPILAQLLGARTALEKSGLVKDDLAFLVLSRVVEMCSKSQTDGIYKAPTSPKKAAVPIKAIHQVIDEIESDTKRLDNGVHLPEVFVYQRSSEDMTAVADSSVDVVVTSPPYLNNFDYAEMTRMQLYFWGLCTSWQEITQKVRAQLIVNTTTALTGHRDIQSRYRDEISTQVLSDLDKIVEALARERRRRPGKKEYDLLVYPYFAQMTRILREVLRCLKIGGQAHVVVADAAFYGVHVSTPQYFASIMTALGYDSVNCTKLRDRGHRWILEKRDGSPLGLGEYHISAKRGRNSL; from the coding sequence ATGAAACGTCAGGCAACAGAACAGATGTGCTTGCCAGGGATTCCCCCCTGCACTCAATTTGCAGCAGTGGCACCTGAGCGGCTTCCTACGAATACCACCGCTAGCCGGCATGCGATCCACCGGTGGTTTAACTTCATCGCCGGCTTCGCGCCAGAGTTCGTCGCTGAGCACTGCCCCAAAAGTGCCAACGGAGTCCTTCTTGACCCCTTTGCCGGTTGTGGAACTTCCCTTGTTGTCGCACAGGCTTGTGGCAACCGAGCCATTGGCTTTGAACCCCACCCATTTTTTGTCCGTATCGCCAGAGCCAAGACGGCTGCGCCCCCGACACAGTCTCACCTTCGTCGCATCAAGGAAGTGCTCCTGAACGGTGCTATCACAGGTTGGCCGAAGAGTTCCCTTCCAGAACCCGTACGTGTCTTCCTTACGAAGTTGTTCGACGAACCTATCCTCGCCCAACTGCTGGGGGCCCGCACGGCGCTTGAGAAGTCAGGCCTGGTTAAAGATGACCTGGCTTTTCTTGTGCTCTCTCGGGTGGTGGAGATGTGCTCGAAGTCCCAGACAGACGGCATCTACAAGGCCCCGACCTCTCCAAAGAAAGCAGCGGTTCCTATCAAAGCCATCCACCAGGTGATTGATGAGATCGAATCTGACACGAAGCGGCTCGACAATGGCGTCCACTTGCCGGAAGTCTTTGTGTACCAACGCTCTTCCGAGGACATGACGGCGGTTGCGGACAGCAGTGTTGATGTCGTCGTCACATCTCCGCCCTACCTCAACAACTTCGACTACGCGGAGATGACCCGCATGCAGTTGTATTTCTGGGGCCTCTGCACATCGTGGCAAGAGATCACCCAGAAAGTACGTGCACAACTCATCGTAAATACAACAACAGCTCTCACCGGCCACAGAGACATCCAGTCGAGGTACCGGGATGAGATTTCGACACAGGTGCTATCGGATCTCGACAAAATCGTAGAGGCTTTGGCACGAGAACGTCGCAGGCGTCCCGGGAAGAAAGAGTATGACCTGCTCGTGTATCCATACTTTGCTCAGATGACACGCATCCTTCGAGAGGTGCTTCGCTGCCTGAAAATTGGGGGGCAGGCACACGTGGTTGTGGCCGATGCCGCGTTCTACGGTGTACACGTAAGCACTCCCCAGTATTTCGCTTCAATAATGACAGCACTGGGATACGACTCCGTGAACTGTACGAAGCTACGTGATAGAGGTCATCGCTGGATACTGGAAAAGAGAGATGGGTCACCATTAGGACTTGGTGAGTATCACATCTCTGCCAAACGCGGGCGCAATTCCTTATGA